One Diospyros lotus cultivar Yz01 chromosome 1, ASM1463336v1, whole genome shotgun sequence genomic window carries:
- the LOC127802651 gene encoding uncharacterized protein LOC127802651 gives MGSNADGEKTVAEEVAKVAEAAKELQDAAAALISRTSREEEALRQRALSLDSTISGLRSSLSSLVERSNLDPKAAEKLEEELYRASYTLSEGDAAAFLPRKSHGRFLSTFLGPINVRATRKDVKLKVKEEYNSFRDRTAFLFLFFPTLLLVLRAWVWNGCLPALPVQLYQAWLLILYTGLALRENILRVNGSDIRPWWIYHHYFAMAMALISLTWEIERQPDCAQKQKGVQLFLQWAIMQGVAMLLQNRYQRQRLYTRIALGKARRMDVVWGETAGVEGQIWLLAPILFILQGFEAYVGMLLLKTAVVGIVAEWQVITCGILLIIMAVGNFLNTVQTLVVKSRFKAKMKKSKSRAELNQGSHS, from the exons ATGGGGTCGAATGCCGACGGCGAGAAGACCGTGGCGGAGGAGGTCGCCAAGGTGGCGGAGGCCGCCAAGGAGTTGCAGGACGCCGCCGCCGCCTTGATTTCGCGGACCTCGCGCGAGGAGGAGGCCCTCCGCCAGCGAGCCCTCTCGCTCGATTCCACAATTAGCGGGCTCCGCTCGTCGCTCTCCTCCTTAGTCGAGCGCAGCAATTTGGACCCCAAGGCCGCCGAAAAA CTGGAAGAGGAATTGTACAGGGCTAGCTACACATTGAGTGAAGGAGATGCGGCCGCCTTTCTTCCGCGAAAATCTCATG GGCGGTTCTTGAGTACATTTCTTGGTCCGATTAATGTCCGTGCAACCAGGAAAGACGTTAAATTGAAAGTGAAGGAGGAGTACAATAGCTTCAGA GACAGAACAgcatttctgtttctttttttcccaaCTCTGCTACTCGTGTTAAGGGCATGGGTATGGAATGGATGCTTACCTGCATTGCCTGTTCAGCTGTACCAG GCCTGGTTGTTAATTCTTTATACAGGTTTGGCCTTGCGAGAGAACATACTGAGAGTGAATGGAAGTGATATTCGTCCATG GTGGATATATCATCACTACTTTGCCATGGCTATGGCACTTATCAGTCTCACTTGGGAGATAGAAAGGCAACCTGATTGTGCCCAGAAGCAG AAAGGGGTACAACTATTCCTGCAATGGGCTATCATGCAAGGAGTTGCAATGCTTCTACAGAATAGATATCAAAGGCAAAGGCTTTATACGCGAATTGCACTGGGCAAG GCAAGAAGAATGGATGTTGTTTGGGGAGAAACTGCTGGTGTTGAAGGACAAATTTGGCTGTTGGCACCCATCCTATTCATTCTACAG GGTTTTGAAGCGTATGTAGGAATGCTGCTTCTTAAAACTGCAGTTGTTGGTATTGTTGCCGAGTGGCAG GTAATTACTTGTGGAATCCTCCTGATTATCATGGCAGTTGGGAATTTTTTGAACACAGTGCAGACACTTGTGGTAAAATCTCGGTTTAaagcaaaaatgaagaaaagtaAAAGCAGGGctgaattaaatcagggatCGCATTCCTAA